Proteins found in one Haloferax litoreum genomic segment:
- the malA gene encoding alpha-amylase MalA, with translation MHHPGPPQFMAVGESVQLAPRDPAPDAEYAWRVRSAPVASSLELAEDEAVVQFDPDAAGTYVLELDAPDGTHTLTIRVFPGSYLPAGSVRSGASGMSGMSGYSGQSGSARPTQVSGGASGSGSGADEAQRGDGGRPRIRLDATVEDDVVVVRADPQPNPNSETDRDDLVVEFVVDDRDEVDETAVETDGWELRVPLSAIGDRLRVHAVAIDETYSVPDTVTVERDALTDGGVAETEVEAKSQADGSGAQSASVSRPNDPPKWAQEVTLYEIYVRGYASDDDEADNTFEALEKRLDYLESLGVDCLWLTPVLQNDHAPHGYNIVDFYSIAEDLGTREDYEQFVEAAHDHGMKVLFDLVLNHSARDHPFFEDAYKNPDSDYYDWYEWQDNGEPGTYFDWEFIANFDHRNLDVRRYLLDAVDMWADVADGFRCDMAWAVPDTFWQEIRERVKSKDPEFLLLDETIPYIADFHEGMFDMHFDTTLYFTLRQVGRGDEPAERILDAIDQRAEVGFPDHAAFMLYLENHDETRYIVECGESEAMAAAGALFTLPGVPMVYGGQEIGQRGRRDALAWKHARDDIRDHYERLIEVRDETPALRYNGSFRRIDYEADSDRVVAFVRDHDDGSYLCALNFSDDPVTVDVGDLAVDATDIVSGDSIAAEGGLRVDDVAICPLA, from the coding sequence ATGCATCACCCAGGACCGCCGCAGTTCATGGCTGTCGGTGAGTCAGTCCAACTTGCACCGCGCGACCCAGCACCCGACGCCGAGTACGCGTGGCGCGTTCGAAGCGCGCCCGTCGCCAGCAGCCTCGAACTCGCCGAAGACGAGGCGGTCGTCCAGTTCGACCCCGACGCCGCGGGAACCTACGTCCTCGAACTCGACGCCCCGGATGGCACCCACACGCTGACCATCCGTGTCTTCCCCGGTTCGTACCTTCCCGCGGGGTCGGTCCGAAGCGGGGCCAGCGGGATGAGCGGAATGAGCGGTTACAGCGGCCAGAGCGGGTCTGCCCGGCCGACGCAGGTCAGCGGTGGCGCGTCAGGGTCCGGAAGCGGTGCCGATGAGGCCCAGCGTGGCGACGGGGGGCGCCCACGCATCCGTCTCGATGCCACCGTCGAAGACGACGTGGTCGTCGTTCGTGCCGACCCACAACCGAACCCGAACAGTGAGACCGACCGCGACGACCTGGTTGTCGAGTTCGTCGTCGACGACCGGGACGAAGTAGACGAGACTGCCGTCGAGACCGACGGCTGGGAACTCCGTGTTCCGCTCTCGGCTATCGGTGACAGACTTCGCGTCCACGCCGTCGCCATCGACGAGACGTACAGCGTCCCCGACACCGTCACCGTCGAACGCGATGCGCTGACCGACGGTGGCGTCGCGGAGACCGAAGTTGAAGCGAAGAGTCAAGCCGACGGCTCTGGCGCGCAGTCAGCGTCCGTCTCCCGCCCCAACGACCCACCAAAGTGGGCACAGGAGGTGACCCTCTACGAGATTTACGTCCGGGGCTACGCCTCTGACGACGACGAGGCCGACAACACCTTCGAGGCACTCGAAAAGCGACTCGACTACCTCGAATCGCTCGGCGTCGACTGCCTGTGGTTGACTCCTGTCCTCCAGAACGACCACGCGCCCCACGGCTACAACATCGTGGACTTCTACTCCATCGCGGAGGACCTCGGCACCCGAGAAGACTACGAGCAGTTCGTCGAGGCCGCCCACGACCACGGGATGAAGGTCCTCTTCGACCTCGTTTTGAATCACTCGGCGCGCGACCACCCGTTCTTCGAGGACGCGTACAAGAACCCCGACTCCGACTACTACGACTGGTACGAGTGGCAGGACAACGGTGAACCGGGCACCTACTTCGACTGGGAGTTCATCGCAAACTTCGACCACCGGAACCTCGACGTTCGACGCTACCTCCTCGACGCCGTGGACATGTGGGCCGACGTGGCCGACGGATTCCGCTGCGACATGGCGTGGGCCGTCCCCGACACCTTCTGGCAGGAGATTCGTGAACGCGTCAAGTCGAAAGACCCCGAGTTCCTCCTTCTCGACGAGACCATTCCGTACATCGCCGACTTCCACGAGGGGATGTTCGACATGCACTTCGACACGACGCTGTACTTCACGCTCCGGCAGGTCGGCCGCGGCGACGAACCCGCCGAGCGCATCCTCGACGCCATCGACCAGCGTGCCGAAGTCGGCTTTCCCGACCACGCGGCGTTCATGCTCTACCTCGAAAACCACGACGAGACGCGCTACATCGTCGAGTGCGGTGAGTCCGAAGCGATGGCCGCCGCGGGCGCACTCTTCACGCTCCCCGGCGTCCCGATGGTCTACGGCGGCCAAGAGATTGGTCAGCGCGGACGCCGCGACGCCCTCGCGTGGAAGCACGCCCGCGACGACATCCGCGACCACTACGAGCGACTCATCGAGGTCCGCGACGAGACGCCTGCACTCCGATACAATGGGTCGTTCCGGCGCATCGACTACGAGGCTGACTCCGACCGCGTCGTCGCGTTCGTCCGCGACCACGACGACGGGTCGTATCTCTGCGCGCTGAACTTCAGCGACGACCCGGTCACGGTCGACGTCGGTGACCTCGCAGTCGACGCCACGGACATCGTCTCCGGCGACTCCATCGCCGCCGAAGGTGGCCTTCGCGTCGACGACGTTGCAATCTGCCCCCTCGCCTGA